From a single Miscanthus floridulus cultivar M001 chromosome 8, ASM1932011v1, whole genome shotgun sequence genomic region:
- the LOC136472714 gene encoding wall-associated receptor kinase-like 9: MNLMGCFFSGLSIGLGVGGSTTLLLLALGGPLIVRKIKLQRLKKMKQKNFNQNHGLLLKQLVSSNTDIGERMIISLRDLEKATDNFDSSRVVGGGGHGVVFKGILDLHVVAIKKSKIVVQREIKEFINEVVILSQVNHRNVVKLLGCCLETEVPLLVYEFISNGTLYNHLHVEGPISLLWDDRIRIALEVTRALSYLHSAASMSIFHRDIKSSNILLDDSLTAKVSDFGASRSIPVDQTGVITNVQGTLGYLDPMYHYTGRLTDKSDVFSFGVLLIELLTRKQPFIYISNDGDNLVPHFEKMLTTSNLASIVDPQVMEEEDGDLQEVATLAVMCTKLRGEDRPTMREVEMRLESLLLKKKLIPCITTARRNNEDETQVQYMSIEPVTNGTSRQYTMEQEILLSASYPR; encoded by the coding sequence ATGAATTTGATGGGGTGTTTCTTTTCAGGTTTAAGCATTGGGTTAGGAGTGGGTGGTAGTACAACACTTTTGCTTCTAGCACTTGGTGGACCCCTCATAGTACGTAAAATCAAACTACAGAGGTTGAAGAAGATGAAACAAAAAAATTTCAACCAAAATCATGGGTTATTGTTGAAGCAATTAGTATCAAGCAACACGGACATTGGTGAAAGAATGATAATTTCCCTAAGGGATCTAGAGAAGGCCACAGACAATTTTGATAGCTCTCGTGTGGTTGGTGGTGGAGGGCATGGAGTTGTGTTTAAAGGAATTCTAGATTTGCATGTTGTGGCAATCAAGAAATCAAAGATAGTAGTGCAAAGAGAAATCAAGGAATTCATAAATGAAGTTGTAATTCTTTCTCAAGTAAACCACAGGAATGTGGTGAAGCTCTTAGGATGTTGCCTTGAGACAGAAGTCCCGCTACTAGTTTATGAGTTCATTTCAAATGGAACCCTTTATAATCATCTTCATGTTGAAGGACCAATTTCATTATTGTGGGATGATAGAATAAGGATTGCACTTGAAGTTACTAGAGCTTTGTCCTATCTACATTCAGCTGCTTCTATGTCGATATTTCATAGAGATATTAAGTCATCCAATATACTTCTTGATGATAGTTTAACGGCAAAAGTATCAGACTTTGGAGCTTCAAGATCCATCCCAGTTGATCAAACAGGAGTAATAACTAATGTTCAAGGAACACTGGGATACTTAGATCCTATGTATCATTACACAGGCCGACTAACGGACAAGAGCGATGTCTTCAGCTTTGGTGTTCTTCTTATAGAATTGCTTACTAGAAAGCAACCCTTCATCTATATATCCAATGATGGAGACAATCTTGTTCCACATTTTGAGAAGATGCTCACAACAAGCAACCTAGCCAGTATAGTAGATCCTCAAGTTATGGAGGAGGAAGATGGAGACCTCCAAGAGGTAGCTACACTTGCAGTGATGTGTACTAAATTAAGGGGAGAAGATCGGCCTACAATGAGGGAAGTGGAGATGAGACTTGAAAGCTTGTTATTGAAGAAAAAGCTTATCCCATGTATTACAACAGCAAGGAGAAATAATGAGGATGAGACACAGGTTCAGTACATGTCAATTGAACCGGTAACTAACGGCACAAGCAGACAATACACTATGGAACAGGAAATACTATTATCGGCAAGTTACCCTCGGTGA
- the LOC136476799 gene encoding plant intracellular Ras-group-related LRR protein 4-like: MGTALDAAAFGSVDGVVGEIMRLHRSLPARPALEEVEAAEALAHAADREERARLDAVARLRRPPAVPDELFGVALEMHRALAAFHCREQKRDATRLLELDALHGLFDDLIQRASQCVPSSSSSTRAAQRVTASKAAMTTAAASSSSSAASSSAVAADSSADRYSSMGANGFSAPRMVTGVGRVSMDDSYVKKAKAAVWDDGVVAASSHMPRGAVAANSVATRVEGGYGDDNEKLTLIKLASMIEVAAKKGARDLNLQGKLMNQIEWLPDSIGKLTGLVTLDISENRILALPEVIGRLSSLAKLDVHSNRIAQLPESIGDLSNLIYLDLRGNQFASLPASLGRLVKLEELDVSANHLTSLPDSIGSLTRLKKLIVETNNLDELPYTIGNCVSLVELRAGYNHLKALPEAVGKLESLEVLSVRYNSIRGLPTTMASLTKLKEVDASFNELESIPENFCFVTSLIKLNVGNNFADLQSLPRSIGNLEMLEELDISNNQIRVLPDSFGNLQHLRVLRAEENPLQVPPRDVALKGAQAAVQYMTEYVAKKATRSQPTKTKKTWAQFCFFSRPNKRKHDRIDTAS, translated from the exons ATGGGGACCGCGCTGGATGCCGCGGCCTTTGGGTCGGTGGACGGCGTGGTCGGGGAGATCATGCGGCTGCACCGCTCCCTGCCGGCGCGCCCGGcgctggaggaggtggaggccgcCGAGGCGCTGGCGCACGCCGCCGACCGGGAGGAGCGGGCGCGCCTCGACGCCGTCGCGCGCCTGCGCAGGCCGCCCGCCGTCCCCGACGAACTCTTCGGCGTCGCCCTCGAGATGCACCGCGCGCTCGCCGCCTTCCACTGCCGGGAGCAGAAGCGCGACGCCACAAGGCTCCTCGAGCTCGACGCGCTCCACGGCCTCTTCGACGATCTCATCCAGCGCGCGTCGCAGTGCGTGCCGTCCAGCTCCAGCTCCACCCGCGCCGCGCAGCGCGTCACTGCTTCCAAGGCCGCTATGACCACCGCTGCCgcttcgtcttcctcctccgcCGCGTCGTCATCAGCGGTGGCTGCGGACAGCAGCGCTGACCGCTACTCGTCCATGGGCGCTAATGGGTTCAGTGCGCCGAGGATGGTGACCGGCGTTGGGCGCGTCTCGATGGACGACAGCTACGTCAAGAAGGCCAAGGCCGCAGTATGGGACGACGGGGTTGTGGCAGCGAGCTCTCATATGCCGCGAGGAGCAGTTGCTGCAAACTCAGTGGCGACTCGTGTGGAAGGCGGTTATG GAGATGACAACGAGAAATTGACCCTCATTAAGCTAGCTAGCATGATTGAAGTGGCTGCAAAGAAAGGCGCTCGTGATCTCAATCTGCAAGGAAAACTCATGAACCAAATTGAGTGGCTTCCTGATTCAATTGGAAAACTCACTGGACTTGTCACCCTTGATATTTCGGAGAACCGGATCTTGGCCTTGCCAGAAGTAATtgggaggctttcttctttggccAAGCTTGACGTTCATTCTAACAGAATTGCTCAGCTTCCTGAGTCGATTGGGGATCTTTCCAACCTGATATATCTCGACCTGAGGGGTAATCAGTTTGCATCATTGCCAGCCAGTCTTGGTAGGCTGGTGAAGCTTGAGGAGCTTGATGTGAGTGCAAACCATCTTACCTCACTCCCTGACTCAATCGGAAGCCTTACGCGTCTGAAGAAGTTGATTGTCGAGACAAACAACCTTGATGAGTTGCCGTACACTATAGGCAATTGTGTGTCACTGGTGGAATTGCGGGCAGGCTACAATCACCTCAAGGCCCTCCCAGAGGCTGTCGGAAAGCTAGAGTCTCTGGAGGTCCTCTCTGTGCGATACAACAGTATTAGGGGGCTTCCAACAACAATGGCATCTCTCACAAAGCTGAAGGAGGTTGATGCAAGTTTTAATGAGCTCGAGTCTATTCCTGAGAACTTCTGCTTCGTTACTTCTCTTATTAAACTGAACGTCGGGAACAATTTCGCTGACCTGCAATCCCTCCCTCGTTCTATTGGCAACCTTGAGATGCTGGAAGAGTTGGATATAAGCAATAACCAGATTAGGGTGCTTCCTGATTCTTTCGGAAACCTGCAGCATCTCCGTGTGCTCCGTGCAGAAGAGAACCCTCTGCAAGTGCCACCAAGAGATGTAGCTTTAAAGGGAGCTCAG GCTGCTGTTCAATACATGACTGAATATGTTGCCAAGAAAGCCACAAGGTCACAACCAACGAAGACAAAGAAGACTTGGGCTCAGTTCTGCTTCTTCTCCCGGCCTAACAAAAGAAAGCACGACCGGATAGACACCGCGTCGTGA
- the LOC136472715 gene encoding uncharacterized protein, with protein sequence MSVRIKAVVDKFVMELKEALDADIQDRIMKEREMQSYIAERERAVAEREAAWKAELSRREAEIARQEARLKIERENLEKEKSVLMGTASNQDNQDGALEITVSGEKYRCLRFSKAKK encoded by the exons ATGTCTGTGCGGATAAAGGCGGTGGTGGACAAGTTCGTGATGGAGCTCAAGGAGGCACTGGACGCGGACATCCAGGACCGCATCATGAAGGAGCGGGAGATGCAGAGCTACATCGCGGAGCGCGAGCGCGCGGTCGCCGAGCGGGAAGCCGCGTGGAAGGCCGAGCTCTCCCGCCGTGAG GCTGAGATTGCGAGACAAGAGGCGAGGCTGAAGATAGAGAGGGAGAACCTGGAGAAAGAGAAGAGCGTCCTCATGGGGACGGCTTCGAATCAGGATAACCAGGACGGAGCCCTGGAGATCACTGTCAGCGGCGAGAAGTACAGGTGCCTCCGGTTCTCAAAGGCAAAGAAGTGA